A segment of the Borreliella burgdorferi B31 genome:
TATCTTGCCTCTTAGACCATTCTTGATAATAATAATACTGTTAAGAATAAATTAATGCTAAAATGGATAAGTACACTTACACTAATTACTATTTTTGCAGTAAATATAAAAACATAGAATAAAAATTCTTATAACTAAAAGAGTATAATCTTCTTCAAGAGAAATATATTATCAAGAAATTAAATAGACCTTAAAATTATTTTTTCTATATATTCAAAATTACTTTAACTATAATATTACCTATAGAGAAAATCGTATGGTAGTGGACGAATGGTTTTTCCTAAAAATAAAGAAAAATAGTAAAAATGGAAGAAAAGAAAACAAAAAAAAGATATAATTCTGTATAAAAAAATTCTTTAAGAATTTTTCCATTTTTTAGAAAATGGTTTTCTATAATAGAAATATTATATTTTTTTCTCTATGTCTTGTAATACCATTAATAATATTGATCAAAATATTAAAACTTTCTATTGACCATATTTCTGATTGAACTGGAATTATAATATAGTTTGCAGTATTTAAAGCGCTCTTTAAAAGAAAATTTTGAATCGGAGAAAATGTTTACCAAAATATAATCAAAATAGCAATTGTATTTGGAAAGAGATATAAATATTCTACATATTTATTTTTCATAAAAACTTTTTTTTAAGATAAGATTAATACCAATGCTATGAGATTTATTTTTATCATTTTAATTTTCTTTTAATAAAAAAACTTAATAAGTTATCAACTTAGGTCAACCACAGTAAAACAATTAAAATGACATTTAAAAAGATTGAAATTTAGTAAACAAAAAAAAGCCCTTATGGGCATCCTTTTCCGGTTTAGGATAAAGAGAAATCTTTATCTTATACATTAAGAATAATATATTATAAAAAAATAATCAATGGATTATTTTTTTTATTCTTCTTTATTTTCATACTCCATCACAAGACTAAACAAGATATCCCTTCTATCCTTAATAATTTTTTCCAAAATAAAAACTGCTCTTTTGGTATCTCTTATGCAAAAAGAATAAACTTCCTTATCTTTTATTAAAAATTTAACAGGGGGCATACATGAATTATCACAATCTTTTTTTCTATCTTTTTTATGTTCAGATGATTCTAATTGATTTTTCAATATTTTTCTGTATACAGATGAAAAACCCTGTTTTTTAATCTCCTCAACAGAAATATTTCCCTCTAAGACTTCTTGATAAATTTTTATATATATATACGCTTGGCTTTTATTAATTACATAAGACTTAATAAACTGTTCGAAACTGTCGAACCCGTCATATTTATAAAGATTTTTTTGTTTGATTTCGTATAAAATTTTCATTCTTTGAAATTTACTATCAATATCTAATTTTAAATTGTATGCTAGCTATTCTTTTAATTCATTGTAATTTTTTAATTCCCTGTTCTGATTGATATCCATTTCTTCTATTTGAGTTTCTACCCTTTTATACAAAATTATGTCTTTTTTGTTTTCTTTTTTTTCCATTTTTACTCCCTTTCTTTATTTTTAGAAAAAGACCATTCGTACACTAACACGATTTTCTCTATAAGATAGATTACGGTTAAAACAATTTTCATTATAAAGAAAAAATATTTTTCAAAGTTTCTTTAATTTCTTGATAATATATTTCTCTTGAAGAAGGTTCGAGTCTTTTAGTTATAAGAACTTTTATACTATTATAAAAATGTATCTTGCCCTTGATATATTCTTTGTATTCTTTATGAATCAGATTTTCTACTTCTTTAAGAATATTTCTATTTTTTATAAATTGGTTTTCTACAATAGAAATATTATATTTTTTTTCTCTATGTTTTGTAATGCCATTAATAATATTGATCAAAATATTAAAACTTTCTATTGACCATATTTCTGATTGAACTGGAATTATAATATAATTTGAAGTATTTAAAGCACTCTTTAAAAGCAAATTTGAACCTGGAGAAGTGTCTAACAAAATATAATCAAAATCGCAATTTATTATATTTCTATTTAAATAATATTCCAAGAAAGTTTCTTGATCGGTTTCTGTATTAAATTTTTCTAACATAGGATGAGAAGGAATTATATACATATAATCATTAATTTTATTTAAGTATTTTTTAAAATAGAAATCTCCTTTTAACATACTATACACATTATATGTTTCGGCGTCAGGAATATACTTGGTAAAATATGATGTTAAAGAATTCTGTGGATCCAAATC
Coding sequences within it:
- a CDS encoding chromosome replication/partitioning protein, which gives rise to MKILYEIKQKNLYKYDGFDSFEQFIKSYVINKSQAYIYIKIYQEVLEGNISVEEIKKQGFSSVYRKILKNQLESSEHKKDRKKDCDNSCMPPVKFLIKDKEVYSFCIRDTKRAVFILEKIIKDRRDILFSLVMEYENKEE
- a CDS encoding ParA family protein, whose translation is MDIKKPDIIALTSVKGGVGKSTLSILFSYLLKELGKKILLIDLDPQNSLTSYFTKYIPDAETYNVYSMLKGDFYFKKYLNKINDYMYIIPSHPMLEKFNTETDQETFLEYYLNRNIINCDFDYILLDTSPGSNLLLKSALNTSNYIIIPVQSEIWSIESFNILINIINGITKHREKKYNISIVENQFIKNRNILKEVENLIHKEYKEYIKGKIHFYNSIKVLITKRLEPSSREIYYQEIKETLKNIFSL